In a single window of the Mustela nigripes isolate SB6536 chromosome 17, MUSNIG.SB6536, whole genome shotgun sequence genome:
- the LTBP4 gene encoding latent-transforming growth factor beta-binding protein 4 isoform X5 has protein sequence MPGLTRSVYTMPLANHRDDEHGVASMVSVHVEHPQEASVVVHQVERVSGSWEEADAEAVARAEAAARAEAAAPYTVLAQSAPREDSYSDASGFGYCFRELRGGECASPLPGLRTQEVCCRGAGLAWGVHDCQSCSEHLGISDRVGTPDGPCPTGFQRVNGSCQDVDECATGGRCQHGECANTHGGYTCVCPDGFLHDSSRSSCISQHVISEAKGPCFRVLRDGGCSLPILRNITKQICCCSRVGKAWGRGCQLCPPFGSEGFREICPAGPGYHYSASDLRYNTRPLSQEPPRVSLSHRAPPSTPRPPTGFLPTRRPELPPEHRPGPELPLPSIPAWSGPEIPESGSSPGVCQRNPQVCGPGRCIPRPRGYTCACDSGFRLSPQGTHCIDVDECRRVPPPCAPGLCENTPGSFHCVCGQGYRAGPRAAECLDVDECHRVPPPCDRGRCENTPGSFLCVCPAGYQAAPHGAGCQDVDECTQSPGLCGRGVCENLSGSFRCVCPAGFRGSACEEDVDECAQEPPPCGPGRCDNTAGSFHCACPAGFRSRGPGAPCQDVDECARSPPPCAYGRCENTEGGFQCVCPTGFQPNAAGSECEDVDECENHLACPGQECANSPGSFQCRACPAGHHLHHGRCTDVDECSSGASCGPHGHCTNTEGSFRCSCEPGYRSPSGRPGPCADVNECLEGDFCFPHGECLNTDGSFACTCAPGYRPGPRGASCLDVDECSEEDLCQSGICTNTDGSFECVCPPGHRAGPDLASCLDVDECRERGPALCGSQRCENSPGSYRCVRDCDPGYHAGPEGTCDDVDECQEYGSAICGAQHCENTPGSYRCTPACDPGYQPTPGGGCQDVDECRNRSFCGAHAVCQNLPGSFQCLCDQGYEGARDGRHCVDVNECETLQRVCGAALCENVEGSFLCVCPTSPEEFDPMTGRCVPPRTSVGTFPGPQPQAPASPGLPARPPPPSPPRRPSPPRQGPAGSGRRECYFDTAAPDACDNILARNVTWQECCCTVGEGWGSGCRIQQCPSTETVEYQSLCPHGRGYLAPSGDLSLRRDVDECQLFRDQVCKSGVCVNTAPGYSCYCSNGYYYHAQRLECVDNDECADEEPACEGGSCVNTVGSYHCTCEPPLVLDGSQRRCVSNESQSLDDNLGVCWQEVGADLVCSRPRLDRQATYTECCCLYGEAWGMDCALCPAQDSDDFEALCNVLRPPAYGPPRPGGFGLPYEYGPDLGPPYQGLPYGPELYPPAVLPYDPYPPPPGPFARREAPYGAPPFDMHDFEDDGGPYSDSEAAAPPGPGSRWRYRSRDTRGSFPEPEESPEGGGYPGTLSEPYEGLEAEECGILDGCAHGRCVRVPEGFTCDCFSGYRLDMTRMACVDINECDEAEAASPLCVNARCVNTDGSFRCICRPGFAPSHQPHHCTPARPRA, from the exons ATGCCGGGCCTCACCCGCTCGGTGTACACCATGCCACTGGCCAACCACCGCGATGACGAGCACg GCGTGGCGTCCATGGTGAGCGTCCACGTGGAGCACCCGCAGGAGGCGTCCGTGGTGGTGCACCAGGTGGAGCGTGTGTCCGGCTCTTGGGAGGAGGCGGACGCCGAGGCAGTGGCAcgggcggaggcggcggcgcgggcggaggcggcggcgccCTACACGGTGCTGGCACAGAGCGCGCCGCGCGAGGACAGCTATTCGGATGCCTCCGGCTTCGGTTACTGCTTTCGGGAGCTGCGCGGAGGCGAA TGTGCGTCCCCGCTGCCCGGGCTCCGGACTCAGGAGGTGTGCTGCAGAGGGGCAGGCTTGGCCTGGGGCGTTCACGACTGTCAGTCATGCTCGGAACACCTGG GGATTTCAGACCGAGTAGGCACCCCAGATGGACCGTGTCCAACTGGCTTTCAAAGGGTTAATGGGTCCTGCCAAG ATGTGGATGAGTGCGCGACCGGTGGGCGCTGCCAACACGGGGAGTGCGCGAACACGCACGGCGGGTACACGTGCGTGTGCCCCGACGGCTTCCTGCACGACTCATCCCGCAGCAGCTGTATCT CCCAGCACGTGATCTCAGAGGCCAAAGGGCCCTGCTTCCGCGTGCTCCGCGACGGTGGCTGCTCGCTGCCCATTCTGCGCAACATCACCAAGCAAATCTGCTGCTGTAGCCGCGTGGGCAAAGCCTGGGGTCGAGGCTGCCAGCTCTGCCcaccctttggctcag AGGGTTTTCGGGAGATCTGTCCTGCTGGCCCTGGCTACCACTACTCGGCCTCTGACCTCCGCTACAACACCAGACCCCTGAGCCAGGAGCCACCCCGAGTGTCCCTGAGCCACCGggctccaccctccacccctagGCCACCCACAG GCTTTCTGCCCACCCGCCGTCCAGAACTCCCACCTGAGCACAGGCCGGGCCCTGAGCTTCCCCTGCCCAGCATCCCTGCCTGGTCTGGTCCTGAGATCCCTGAATCAG GTTCCTCGCCGGGCGTGTGTCAGCGCAATCCCCAGGTCTGTGGCCCGGGACGCTGCATCCCGCGGCCCAGAGGCTACACTTGCGCGTGCGACTCCGGTTTCCGGCTCAGCCCGCAAGGCACACACTGCATCG ACGTGGACGAGTGTCGCCGCGTGCCCCCGCCCTGTGCCCCCGGGCTCTGTGAAAACACGCCAGGCAGCTTCCATTGCGTGTGTGGCCAGGGCTACCGAGCGGGCCCGCGGGCTGCGGAGTGCTTGG ACGTGGACGAGTGCCACCGCGTGCCGCCGCCGTGTGACCGGGGGCGCTGCGAGAACACGCCAGGCAGCTTCCTGTGCGTGTGCCCCGCTGGGTACCAGGCGGCTCCCCACGGTGCCGGCTGCCAGG ATGTGGACGAGTGCACGCAGAGCCCAGGACTTTGTGGCAGAGGGGTCTGTGAGAACCTGTCCGGCTCTTTCCGCTGTGTTTGCCCGGCTGGCTTCCGGGGCTCGGCGTGTGAAGAAGATGTGGATGAGTGTGCCCAAGAGCCACCGCCCTGCGGGCCAGGCCGCTGTGACAACACAGCGGGCTCCTTCCACTGTGCCTGCCCTGCTGGCTTCCGCTCCCGAGGGCCGGGGGCCCCGTGCCAAG ACGTGGATGAGTGTGCCCGTAGCCCACCGCCCTGCGCCTATGGCCGGTGCGAGAACACAGAAGGCGGCTTCCAGTGTGTCTGCCCCACGGGCTTCCAACCCAATGCTGCCGGCTCCGAGTGCGAGG atGTGGATGAGTGTGAGAATCACCTGGCCTGTCCTGGGCAGGAGTGTGCGAACTCACCCGGCTCCTTCCAGTGTAGGGCCTGTCCTGCTGGCCACCACCTGCACCATGGCCGATGCACTG ATGTGGACGAGTGCAGCTCGGGTGCTTCCTGCGGCCCCCATGGCCACTGCACCAACACGGAAGGCTCCTTCCGCTGCAGCTGTGAGCCGGGCTACCGCTCGCCCTCTGGTCGGCCTGGGCCCTGCGCAG ATGTGAACGAGTGCCTAGAGGGCGACTTCTGTTTCCCCCACGGCGAGTGCCTCAACACCGACGGCTCCTTTGCCTGCACTTGCGCCCCCGGCTACCGGCCCGGACCCCGTGGAGCCTCTTGCCTCG ACGTGGACGAGTGCAGCGAGGAGGACCTCTGCCAGAGTGGCATCTGTACCAACACCGACGGCTCCTTCGAGTGCGTCTGTCCTCCCGGACATCGCGCCGGCCCAGACCTCGCCTCCTGCCTGG ACGTGGACGAATGCCGCGAGCGGGGCCCTGCCCTGTGTGGGTCCCAGCGTTGTGAGAATTCCCCGGGTTCCTACCGCTGTGTACGAGACTGTGACCCTGGCTACCACGCAGGCCCTGAGGGCACCTGTGACG ATGTTGATGAGTGCCAAGAATATGGCTCAGCGATTTGTGGAGCCCAGCACTGTGAGAACACTCCTGGCTCCTACCGCTGCACACCAGCCTGTGACCCTGGCTATCAACCCACGCCAGGGGGCGGATGCCAGG ATGTGGACGAATGCCGGAATCGGTCCTTCTGCGGGGCCCACGCCGTATGCCAGAACCTGCCCGGCTCCTTCCAGTGCCTCTGTGACCAGGGATATGAAGGGGCCAGGGACGGGCGTCACTGCGTGG ACGTGAATGAATGTGAAACGCTACAGCGTGTGTGTGGAGCTGCCCTGTGTGAGAATGTTGAAGGCTCCTTCCTCTGTGTCTGTCCTACCAGCCCTGAGGAGTTTGACCCCATGACTGGACGTTGTGTTCCCCCGCGAACTTCTGTTG GCACATTCCCTGGCCCACAGCCCCAGGCTCCTGCCAGCCCAGGTCTGCCTGCCCGGCCACCTCCACCATCCCCACCCCGCCGGCCCAGCCCACCCAGGCAGGGCCCTGCAGGCAGTGGGCGCCGGGAGTGCTACTTTGATACGGCAGCCCCGGATGCTTGTGACAACATCCTGGCACGGAATGTGACGTGGCAAGAGTGCTGCTGCACCGTGGGTGAGGGCTGGGGCAGCGGCTGCCGCATCCAGCAGTGCCCCAGCACTGAGACAG TGGAGTACCAGTCACTATGCCCCCATGGCCGGGGCTATCTGGCACCAAGTGGAGACCTGAGCCTCCGGAGGG ACGTGGACGAGTGCCAGCTCTTCCGAGACCAGGTGTGCAAGAGCGGCGTGTGCGTGAACACGGCCCCGGGCTACTCATGTTACTGCAGCAACGGCTACTACTACCATGCCCAGCGACTGGAGTGTGTCG ATAACGACGAGTGCGCGGACGAGGAGCCTGCGTGTGAGGGCGGCAGCTGCGTTAACACCGTGGGTTCTTACCACTGCACCTGCGAGCCCCCGCTGGTGCTGGATGGCTCCCAACGCCGCTGCGTCTCCAACGAGAGCCAGAGCCTCG ATGACAACCTGGGAGTGTGCTGGCAGGAAGTAGGAGCTGACCTCGTGTGTAGTCGCCCTCGGCTGGACCGCCAGGCCACTTACACAGAGTGCTGCTGCCTCTATGGCGAGGCCTGGGGCATGGACTGTGCCCTTTGCCCCGCCCAGGACTCAG ATGACTTTGAGGCCCTGTGTAATGTGCTGCGCCCCCCTGCATACGGTCCCCCGCGGCCAGGTGGCTTTGGACTCCCTTACGAATATGGCCCTGACCTAGGTCCACCCTACCAGGGCCTTCCCTATGGGCCTGAACTGTACCCACCAGCCGTGCTACCCTATgacccctacccacctcctcctGGGCCCTTCGCCCGCCGGGAGGCCCCGTACGGAGCACCACCCTTTGACATGCACGACTTTGAGGATGATGGCGGCCCCTACAGTGACTCTGAGGCTGCCGCGCCACCTGGCCCAGGCAGCCGTTGGCGCTATCGGTCCCGCGACACGCGTGGCTCCTTCCCAGAGCCTGAGGAGTCACCTGAAGGTGGAGGCTATCCTG GCACCCTGTCTGAGCCCTATGAGGGACTGGAAGCGGAGGAGTGCGGGATCTTGGACGGCTGTGCCCACGGCCGCTGCGTGCGTGTCCCTGAGGGCTTCACCTGCGACTGCTTCAGTGGTTACCGCCTGGACATGACCCGCATGGCCTGCGTCG ACATCAATGAGTGTGATGAAGCTGAGGCGGCCTCCCCGCTCTGTGTCAACGCACGCTGTGTCAACACCGATGGCTCCTTCCGCTGTATCTGCCGCCCAGGATTCGCACCCTCGCACCAGCCGCACCACTGCACTCCTGCCAGGCCGCGGGCCTGA
- the LTBP4 gene encoding latent-transforming growth factor beta-binding protein 4 isoform X2 produces MRRPGPSGRRPLLLVLLLPLFAATVSAASPSSNPSEAVEVAGIPGRPAGLAACRCCPGQSPRRSRCLRASCRVQSCPPEKCAGPLQCLTPVPLVVPSPSPNVRKRQVSLNWQPLTLQEARALLRRRRPRGPGGRALLRRRPPQRAPAGQTQVLCPLICHNGGVCVKPDRCLCPPDFAGKFCQLHSSGARPPAPAMPGLTRSVYTMPLANHRDDEHGVASMVSVHVEHPQEASVVVHQVERVSGSWEEADAEAVARAEAAARAEAAAPYTVLAQSAPREDSYSDASGFGYCFRELRGGECASPLPGLRTQEVCCRGAGLAWGVHDCQSCSEHLGISDRVGTPDGPCPTGFQRVNGSCQDVDECATGGRCQHGECANTHGGYTCVCPDGFLHDSSRSSCISQHVISEAKGPCFRVLRDGGCSLPILRNITKQICCCSRVGKAWGRGCQLCPPFGSEGFREICPAGPGYHYSASDLRYNTRPLSQEPPRVSLSHRAPPSTPRPPTGFLPTRRPELPPEHRPGPELPLPSIPAWSGPEIPESGSSPGVCQRNPQVCGPGRCIPRPRGYTCACDSGFRLSPQGTHCIDVDECRRVPPPCAPGLCENTPGSFHCVCGQGYRAGPRAAECLDVDECHRVPPPCDRGRCENTPGSFLCVCPAGYQAAPHGAGCQDVDECTQSPGLCGRGVCENLSGSFRCVCPAGFRGSACEEDVDECAQEPPPCGPGRCDNTAGSFHCACPAGFRSRGPGAPCQDVDECARSPPPCAYGRCENTEGGFQCVCPTGFQPNAAGSECEDVDECENHLACPGQECANSPGSFQCRACPAGHHLHHGRCTDVDECSSGASCGPHGHCTNTEGSFRCSCEPGYRSPSGRPGPCADVNECLEGDFCFPHGECLNTDGSFACTCAPGYRPGPRGASCLDVDECSEEDLCQSGICTNTDGSFECVCPPGHRAGPDLASCLDVDECRERGPALCGSQRCENSPGSYRCVRDCDPGYHAGPEGTCDDVDECQEYGSAICGAQHCENTPGSYRCTPACDPGYQPTPGGGCQDVDECRNRSFCGAHAVCQNLPGSFQCLCDQGYEGARDGRHCVDVNECETLQRVCGAALCENVEGSFLCVCPTSPEEFDPMTGRCVPPRTSVGTFPGPQPQAPASPGLPARPPPPSPPRRPSPPRQGPAGSGRRECYFDTAAPDACDNILARNVTWQECCCTVGEGWGSGCRIQQCPSTETDVDECQLFRDQVCKSGVCVNTAPGYSCYCSNGYYYHAQRLECVDNDECADEEPACEGGSCVNTVGSYHCTCEPPLVLDGSQRRCVSNESQSLDDNLGVCWQEVGADLVCSRPRLDRQATYTECCCLYGEAWGMDCALCPAQDSDDFEALCNVLRPPAYGPPRPGGFGLPYEYGPDLGPPYQGLPYGPELYPPAVLPYDPYPPPPGPFARREAPYGAPPFDMHDFEDDGGPYSDSEAAAPPGPGSRWRYRSRDTRGSFPEPEESPEGGGYPGTLSEPYEGLEAEECGILDGCAHGRCVRVPEGFTCDCFSGYRLDMTRMACVDINECDEAEAASPLCVNARCVNTDGSFRCICRPGFAPSHQPHHCTPARPRA; encoded by the exons TCTTGCTGCTTGCCGGTGCTGCCCAGGCCAATCGCCCAGGAGAAGTCGCTGCCTCAGAG CCTCCTGCAGGGTCCAGAGCTGCCCTCCCGAAAAGTGTGCAGGCCCTCTACAGTGCCTGACCCCTGTGCCCCTGGTGGTGCCGAGCCCCAGCCCCAACGTGAGGAAGAGGCAGGTGTCCCTCAATTGGCAGCCACTGAC GCTGCAGGAGGCCAGAGCTCTGCTGAGACGAAGGCGGCCTCGGGGGCCAGGGGGCCGGGCACTGCTGAGAAGGAGGCCCCCACAGCGCGCCCCTGCCGGCCAGACCCAGG tcCTGTGTCCCTTGATCTGTCACAACGGCGGTGTATGCGTGAAGCCTGACCGCTGCCTCTGTCCCCCGGACTTCGCTGGCAAGTTCTGCCAGCTGCATTCCTCGGGCGCCCGGCCACCGGCCCCAGCCATGCCGGGCCTCACCCGCTCGGTGTACACCATGCCACTGGCCAACCACCGCGATGACGAGCACg GCGTGGCGTCCATGGTGAGCGTCCACGTGGAGCACCCGCAGGAGGCGTCCGTGGTGGTGCACCAGGTGGAGCGTGTGTCCGGCTCTTGGGAGGAGGCGGACGCCGAGGCAGTGGCAcgggcggaggcggcggcgcgggcggaggcggcggcgccCTACACGGTGCTGGCACAGAGCGCGCCGCGCGAGGACAGCTATTCGGATGCCTCCGGCTTCGGTTACTGCTTTCGGGAGCTGCGCGGAGGCGAA TGTGCGTCCCCGCTGCCCGGGCTCCGGACTCAGGAGGTGTGCTGCAGAGGGGCAGGCTTGGCCTGGGGCGTTCACGACTGTCAGTCATGCTCGGAACACCTGG GGATTTCAGACCGAGTAGGCACCCCAGATGGACCGTGTCCAACTGGCTTTCAAAGGGTTAATGGGTCCTGCCAAG ATGTGGATGAGTGCGCGACCGGTGGGCGCTGCCAACACGGGGAGTGCGCGAACACGCACGGCGGGTACACGTGCGTGTGCCCCGACGGCTTCCTGCACGACTCATCCCGCAGCAGCTGTATCT CCCAGCACGTGATCTCAGAGGCCAAAGGGCCCTGCTTCCGCGTGCTCCGCGACGGTGGCTGCTCGCTGCCCATTCTGCGCAACATCACCAAGCAAATCTGCTGCTGTAGCCGCGTGGGCAAAGCCTGGGGTCGAGGCTGCCAGCTCTGCCcaccctttggctcag AGGGTTTTCGGGAGATCTGTCCTGCTGGCCCTGGCTACCACTACTCGGCCTCTGACCTCCGCTACAACACCAGACCCCTGAGCCAGGAGCCACCCCGAGTGTCCCTGAGCCACCGggctccaccctccacccctagGCCACCCACAG GCTTTCTGCCCACCCGCCGTCCAGAACTCCCACCTGAGCACAGGCCGGGCCCTGAGCTTCCCCTGCCCAGCATCCCTGCCTGGTCTGGTCCTGAGATCCCTGAATCAG GTTCCTCGCCGGGCGTGTGTCAGCGCAATCCCCAGGTCTGTGGCCCGGGACGCTGCATCCCGCGGCCCAGAGGCTACACTTGCGCGTGCGACTCCGGTTTCCGGCTCAGCCCGCAAGGCACACACTGCATCG ACGTGGACGAGTGTCGCCGCGTGCCCCCGCCCTGTGCCCCCGGGCTCTGTGAAAACACGCCAGGCAGCTTCCATTGCGTGTGTGGCCAGGGCTACCGAGCGGGCCCGCGGGCTGCGGAGTGCTTGG ACGTGGACGAGTGCCACCGCGTGCCGCCGCCGTGTGACCGGGGGCGCTGCGAGAACACGCCAGGCAGCTTCCTGTGCGTGTGCCCCGCTGGGTACCAGGCGGCTCCCCACGGTGCCGGCTGCCAGG ATGTGGACGAGTGCACGCAGAGCCCAGGACTTTGTGGCAGAGGGGTCTGTGAGAACCTGTCCGGCTCTTTCCGCTGTGTTTGCCCGGCTGGCTTCCGGGGCTCGGCGTGTGAAGAAGATGTGGATGAGTGTGCCCAAGAGCCACCGCCCTGCGGGCCAGGCCGCTGTGACAACACAGCGGGCTCCTTCCACTGTGCCTGCCCTGCTGGCTTCCGCTCCCGAGGGCCGGGGGCCCCGTGCCAAG ACGTGGATGAGTGTGCCCGTAGCCCACCGCCCTGCGCCTATGGCCGGTGCGAGAACACAGAAGGCGGCTTCCAGTGTGTCTGCCCCACGGGCTTCCAACCCAATGCTGCCGGCTCCGAGTGCGAGG atGTGGATGAGTGTGAGAATCACCTGGCCTGTCCTGGGCAGGAGTGTGCGAACTCACCCGGCTCCTTCCAGTGTAGGGCCTGTCCTGCTGGCCACCACCTGCACCATGGCCGATGCACTG ATGTGGACGAGTGCAGCTCGGGTGCTTCCTGCGGCCCCCATGGCCACTGCACCAACACGGAAGGCTCCTTCCGCTGCAGCTGTGAGCCGGGCTACCGCTCGCCCTCTGGTCGGCCTGGGCCCTGCGCAG ATGTGAACGAGTGCCTAGAGGGCGACTTCTGTTTCCCCCACGGCGAGTGCCTCAACACCGACGGCTCCTTTGCCTGCACTTGCGCCCCCGGCTACCGGCCCGGACCCCGTGGAGCCTCTTGCCTCG ACGTGGACGAGTGCAGCGAGGAGGACCTCTGCCAGAGTGGCATCTGTACCAACACCGACGGCTCCTTCGAGTGCGTCTGTCCTCCCGGACATCGCGCCGGCCCAGACCTCGCCTCCTGCCTGG ACGTGGACGAATGCCGCGAGCGGGGCCCTGCCCTGTGTGGGTCCCAGCGTTGTGAGAATTCCCCGGGTTCCTACCGCTGTGTACGAGACTGTGACCCTGGCTACCACGCAGGCCCTGAGGGCACCTGTGACG ATGTTGATGAGTGCCAAGAATATGGCTCAGCGATTTGTGGAGCCCAGCACTGTGAGAACACTCCTGGCTCCTACCGCTGCACACCAGCCTGTGACCCTGGCTATCAACCCACGCCAGGGGGCGGATGCCAGG ATGTGGACGAATGCCGGAATCGGTCCTTCTGCGGGGCCCACGCCGTATGCCAGAACCTGCCCGGCTCCTTCCAGTGCCTCTGTGACCAGGGATATGAAGGGGCCAGGGACGGGCGTCACTGCGTGG ACGTGAATGAATGTGAAACGCTACAGCGTGTGTGTGGAGCTGCCCTGTGTGAGAATGTTGAAGGCTCCTTCCTCTGTGTCTGTCCTACCAGCCCTGAGGAGTTTGACCCCATGACTGGACGTTGTGTTCCCCCGCGAACTTCTGTTG GCACATTCCCTGGCCCACAGCCCCAGGCTCCTGCCAGCCCAGGTCTGCCTGCCCGGCCACCTCCACCATCCCCACCCCGCCGGCCCAGCCCACCCAGGCAGGGCCCTGCAGGCAGTGGGCGCCGGGAGTGCTACTTTGATACGGCAGCCCCGGATGCTTGTGACAACATCCTGGCACGGAATGTGACGTGGCAAGAGTGCTGCTGCACCGTGGGTGAGGGCTGGGGCAGCGGCTGCCGCATCCAGCAGTGCCCCAGCACTGAGACAG ACGTGGACGAGTGCCAGCTCTTCCGAGACCAGGTGTGCAAGAGCGGCGTGTGCGTGAACACGGCCCCGGGCTACTCATGTTACTGCAGCAACGGCTACTACTACCATGCCCAGCGACTGGAGTGTGTCG ATAACGACGAGTGCGCGGACGAGGAGCCTGCGTGTGAGGGCGGCAGCTGCGTTAACACCGTGGGTTCTTACCACTGCACCTGCGAGCCCCCGCTGGTGCTGGATGGCTCCCAACGCCGCTGCGTCTCCAACGAGAGCCAGAGCCTCG ATGACAACCTGGGAGTGTGCTGGCAGGAAGTAGGAGCTGACCTCGTGTGTAGTCGCCCTCGGCTGGACCGCCAGGCCACTTACACAGAGTGCTGCTGCCTCTATGGCGAGGCCTGGGGCATGGACTGTGCCCTTTGCCCCGCCCAGGACTCAG ATGACTTTGAGGCCCTGTGTAATGTGCTGCGCCCCCCTGCATACGGTCCCCCGCGGCCAGGTGGCTTTGGACTCCCTTACGAATATGGCCCTGACCTAGGTCCACCCTACCAGGGCCTTCCCTATGGGCCTGAACTGTACCCACCAGCCGTGCTACCCTATgacccctacccacctcctcctGGGCCCTTCGCCCGCCGGGAGGCCCCGTACGGAGCACCACCCTTTGACATGCACGACTTTGAGGATGATGGCGGCCCCTACAGTGACTCTGAGGCTGCCGCGCCACCTGGCCCAGGCAGCCGTTGGCGCTATCGGTCCCGCGACACGCGTGGCTCCTTCCCAGAGCCTGAGGAGTCACCTGAAGGTGGAGGCTATCCTG GCACCCTGTCTGAGCCCTATGAGGGACTGGAAGCGGAGGAGTGCGGGATCTTGGACGGCTGTGCCCACGGCCGCTGCGTGCGTGTCCCTGAGGGCTTCACCTGCGACTGCTTCAGTGGTTACCGCCTGGACATGACCCGCATGGCCTGCGTCG ACATCAATGAGTGTGATGAAGCTGAGGCGGCCTCCCCGCTCTGTGTCAACGCACGCTGTGTCAACACCGATGGCTCCTTCCGCTGTATCTGCCGCCCAGGATTCGCACCCTCGCACCAGCCGCACCACTGCACTCCTGCCAGGCCGCGGGCCTGA